The following proteins are co-located in the Penaeus vannamei isolate JL-2024 chromosome 34, ASM4276789v1, whole genome shotgun sequence genome:
- the LOC113809904 gene encoding putative inorganic phosphate cotransporter, with the protein MVLGGWLSGSDQGNWPLTFYVFGGLGLVWGVPWFLLVQDRPEQHPRISQAELQYIQANMNAVKKAEVVSVPWRAIVTSAPVWACVVIASGSSFGFQTLLAEMPTYLANIQHFDMNSSGLMSALPYLCMWIFGLSWGVCMDRLAAAGVLSVTAVRKLSTGFAHYVPAVALVAMCFVDCNSTLAMAVLCLAVGACGSAYSGNALAEQDIAPNLTGTLMGITNTMGAVMGFIAPSVTGAITQGRQGSLGAWRTVFLVSAANYVVTATVYMLTMSAQVQPWNQSQKSEDRQEGPEGSSALEKLNP; encoded by the exons ATGGTTCTCGGCGGCTGGCTCAGTGGTTCGGATCAAGGAAACTGGCCCTTGACCTTCTACGTGTTCGGGGGCCTCGGGCTGGTCTGGGGCGTCCCCTGGTTCCTGCTGGTGCAAGACAGACCCGAACAGCATCCCAGAATCTCCCAGGCTGAGCTTCAGTATATCCAGGCCAATATGAATGCTGTGAAGAAGGCAGAG GTGGTGTCCGTGCCCTGGAGAGCGATTGTGACGTCAGCTCCCGTGTGGGCGTGCGTCGTCATCGCCAGCGGCAGCAGCTTCGGCTTCCAGACCCTGCTCGCCGAAATGCCCACCTACCTGGCCAACATCCAGCACTTCGACATGAACAGC AGTGGGTTGATGTCCGCGCTGCCATACCTGTGCATGTGGATCTTCGGCCTCAGCTGGGGCGTCTGCATGGACCGCCTCGCCGCTGCCGGGGTGCTGTCCGTGACCGCCGTGAGGAAGCTGTCCACTGGCTTCG CTCACTACGTGCCGGCGGTGGCGCTCGTGGCCATGTGCTTCGTGGACTGCAACTCCACCCTGGCGATGGCCGTCCTGTGCTTAGCGGTGGGGGCCTGCGGCAGCGCCTACAGCGGCAACGCCCTCGCCGAGCAGGACATCGCGCCCAACCTGACGGGGACGCTGATGGGCATCACCAACACCATGGGCGCCGTCATGGGCTTCATCGCGCCCTCCGTCACGGGCGCCATCACGCAGGGCAGA CAAGGGTCACTGGGCGCTTGGAGAACCGTCTTCCTGGTGTCGGCAGCGAACTACGTGGTCACAGCCACAGTCTACATGCTCACTATGTCCGCGCAGGTCCAGCCTTGGAACCAGTCTCAGAAATCCGAGG atcgTCAGGAAGGTCCTGAAGGGTCCTCAGCCTTGGAAAAACTCAAtccataa